A window of the Sphingobium sp. CAP-1 genome harbors these coding sequences:
- a CDS encoding M56 family metallopeptidase, producing the protein MSVWIAETLIATTLLMALVMMLRRPVARWLRAGAAYLLWALPLARMLLPTLPADVDPSPLHQAVDQVGLPDMLDIAPAAPVAGSALPWLEIGIALWFAGMVAFLIVQAVGYARFRRHMLDGATPIGEEGRIRLITSPHASGPLAFGIFGPYIVLPADFALRYDAQEQDMAIAHERAHHQRGDLTANMIALLLLAVHWCNPVAWIAYRAYRADQETACDARVLALYGREQAHAYGRAILKAAGGRQFAGACHLTRITALKGRLKMLSSHDVSLQRISWGMAAVALVTATGLALTASGSRAAQQMAAITDKVEGADFARLTDLVAQPAQASVPAVPAVPAMPAVPAVPAAHALADPQPAPAPVAPIPPIPPAADMVAPVPPVPPVPPVTVRSEKGRITVTHADGRVETHRIPTDEEIARMVPVVDVREGCEGNGTTSHRETVDANGRRHIRVRICTSAIERAADRARVQADLAGIQADRAARRADVEMARAERARRTDQIAALSGLRAARAKIAANRAMPAEDRAEALRDIDESIAEMRDGGD; encoded by the coding sequence ATGAGCGTCTGGATCGCCGAAACGCTGATCGCCACCACGCTGCTGATGGCGCTGGTCATGATGCTGCGCCGCCCGGTGGCGCGCTGGCTGCGGGCGGGGGCGGCCTATCTGCTCTGGGCCTTGCCGCTGGCGCGGATGCTGCTGCCGACATTGCCGGCCGATGTCGACCCGTCGCCGCTGCATCAGGCGGTCGATCAGGTCGGTCTGCCGGACATGCTGGATATTGCGCCGGCCGCGCCGGTGGCGGGATCGGCGCTGCCCTGGCTGGAAATCGGCATCGCGCTGTGGTTCGCCGGCATGGTCGCCTTCCTGATCGTGCAGGCGGTCGGCTATGCGCGCTTTCGCCGCCATATGCTGGATGGCGCGACGCCGATCGGGGAGGAAGGGCGCATCCGCCTCATCACCAGCCCCCATGCGTCCGGGCCGCTCGCCTTCGGGATTTTCGGGCCCTATATCGTGCTGCCCGCCGATTTCGCGCTGCGCTATGACGCGCAGGAGCAGGATATGGCGATCGCCCATGAACGGGCGCATCATCAGCGCGGCGACCTGACCGCCAATATGATCGCGTTGCTGCTGCTGGCGGTCCACTGGTGCAATCCGGTCGCCTGGATCGCCTATCGCGCCTATCGCGCCGATCAGGAAACCGCCTGCGACGCGCGCGTCCTGGCGCTCTACGGCCGCGAGCAGGCCCATGCCTATGGCCGCGCCATATTGAAAGCGGCAGGCGGGCGGCAATTCGCCGGCGCCTGTCATCTCACCCGTATCACCGCGTTGAAAGGGAGGCTGAAAATGCTGTCCAGTCATGATGTGTCGCTCCAGCGGATCAGTTGGGGCATGGCCGCCGTCGCGCTTGTCACCGCCACGGGCCTTGCGCTCACCGCGTCGGGCAGCCGCGCCGCGCAGCAGATGGCGGCGATCACCGACAAGGTGGAGGGCGCGGATTTCGCCCGGTTGACCGATCTGGTCGCCCAGCCGGCGCAGGCGAGCGTGCCGGCCGTACCTGCGGTCCCCGCCATGCCTGCGGTTCCGGCCGTTCCCGCCGCCCATGCGCTGGCCGACCCGCAGCCCGCGCCAGCGCCTGTCGCCCCGATTCCGCCGATCCCGCCCGCCGCCGACATGGTCGCGCCGGTTCCCCCCGTCCCGCCGGTGCCGCCTGTCACGGTGCGCAGCGAAAAGGGCCGGATCACCGTCACCCATGCAGACGGCCGGGTCGAAACCCACCGCATCCCGACCGACGAGGAGATTGCCCGCATGGTGCCGGTGGTCGATGTGCGCGAAGGGTGTGAGGGCAATGGCACGACCAGCCATCGCGAAACGGTGGACGCCAATGGCCGCCGCCACATCCGGGTGCGGATCTGCACCAGCGCGATCGAGCGAGCGGCGGACCGGGCACGGGTGCAGGCCGATCTGGCCGGCATCCAGGCCGATCGCGCCGCGCGGCGGGCGGATGTCGAGATGGCGCGGGCCGAGCGCGCCCGCCGCACCGACCAGATCGCGGCGCTGAGCGGGTTGCGCGCGGCGCGGGCGAAGATCGCCGCCAACCGCGCCATGCCGGCCGAGGACCGGGCCGAGGCGCTGCGCGACATAGACGAGTCGATCGCCGAGATGCGCGACGGGGGGGATTGA
- a CDS encoding BlaI/MecI/CopY family transcriptional regulator: MSEKISEAELVVMEALWEAAPQTANDVADRVSADRDWSLQTVKTLLSRLMAKDVIAADQDGRRFLYRPLVARDDYVAGESGRLVNRLFGGRVSPLVAQLASQDQLTAEDIAELEEILKGLKS, from the coding sequence GTGAGCGAGAAGATCAGCGAGGCGGAACTGGTGGTGATGGAGGCGCTGTGGGAAGCCGCGCCGCAGACCGCCAATGATGTCGCGGATCGCGTATCCGCCGACCGCGACTGGAGCCTCCAGACCGTCAAGACATTGCTGTCGCGGCTGATGGCCAAGGATGTGATCGCCGCCGATCAGGACGGCCGCCGTTTTCTCTATCGCCCGCTGGTGGCCCGCGACGATTATGTCGCGGGGGAATCGGGGCGGCTGGTGAACCGGTTGTTCGGCGGGCGGGTGTCGCCGCTGGTCGCCCAGTTGGCGAGCCAGGACCAGTTGACGGCGGAGGATATCGCCGAGCTTGAGGAAATCCTGAAAGGGTTGAAATCATGA
- the hemW gene encoding radical SAM family heme chaperone HemW — MSSHSPEIPPARTDAQALYIHWPFCVSKCPYCDFNSHVRDAIDTAAWETALLADMAHEASQTDARPLSSIFFGGGTPSLMPPALVETLIAAAQRHWGFTPDIEITLEANPNSVEAARFADIAAAGVNRVSLGLQALDNDALHFLGRAHDVDEGLAALVTAQAAFDRVSFDLIYARPDQSEADWEAELARALSFGTGHLSLYQLTIEPGTRFATLVAQGKLTPADPDHGATLYELTQAMTNAAGIPAYEISNHARAGQESRHNLTYWRYGDYAGIGPGAHGRRRGVATLRHKKPENWIGAVTRNGHGLQSEEALHPEDRAREALLMGLRLGEGVDLLRIAALSGVRADRLVDERAIEQLTDLGLVRLTGARLQVAPAGMLLLDAILPEVVAI, encoded by the coding sequence ATGTCGTCTCATTCCCCCGAAATCCCGCCGGCCCGCACCGACGCTCAAGCCCTATATATTCACTGGCCCTTTTGCGTATCCAAATGTCCCTACTGCGATTTTAACAGTCATGTGCGTGACGCAATCGACACAGCGGCATGGGAAACCGCGCTGCTGGCGGACATGGCGCATGAGGCGAGCCAGACCGATGCGCGACCGCTCTCCTCCATCTTCTTCGGCGGCGGCACCCCGTCGCTGATGCCCCCGGCGCTGGTCGAAACCCTGATCGCGGCGGCGCAGCGCCATTGGGGCTTCACCCCGGACATAGAGATCACGCTGGAGGCCAATCCCAATTCGGTCGAAGCCGCCCGCTTCGCCGATATCGCCGCCGCCGGGGTCAATCGCGTGTCGCTGGGGTTGCAGGCGCTGGACAATGACGCGCTGCATTTCCTGGGCCGCGCCCATGATGTGGACGAAGGGCTGGCCGCGCTCGTCACCGCGCAGGCGGCGTTCGACCGGGTCAGCTTCGACCTGATCTATGCCCGCCCCGACCAGAGCGAGGCGGACTGGGAGGCGGAACTGGCCCGCGCCTTGTCCTTCGGCACCGGCCATCTCTCGCTCTATCAGCTCACGATCGAGCCGGGCACGCGCTTCGCCACATTGGTCGCCCAGGGGAAGCTGACCCCCGCCGATCCCGATCATGGCGCGACCCTCTATGAACTGACGCAGGCGATGACCAATGCGGCAGGCATCCCCGCCTATGAAATCAGCAACCATGCCCGCGCCGGGCAGGAAAGCCGGCACAACCTGACCTATTGGCGTTATGGCGACTATGCCGGCATCGGGCCGGGCGCGCATGGGCGGCGGCGCGGGGTGGCGACGCTGCGCCACAAAAAGCCGGAAAACTGGATCGGCGCCGTCACCCGCAACGGCCATGGCCTTCAGAGCGAAGAGGCGCTGCACCCCGAAGATCGCGCGCGGGAGGCGCTGCTGATGGGGCTGCGGCTGGGCGAAGGGGTGGACCTGCTGCGCATCGCGGCGCTGTCGGGCGTGCGGGCCGACCGGCTGGTCGATGAACGGGCGATCGAGCAGCTCACCGACCTCGGCCTCGTCCGCCTCACCGGCGCCCGGTTGCAGGTGGCGCCGGCGGGGATGCTGTTGCTGGATGCCATCCTGCCGGAAGTGGTGGCGATTTAG